Proteins found in one Pseudomonas marvdashtae genomic segment:
- the etfA gene encoding electron transfer flavoprotein subunit alpha, protein MSDIIRRDPRAEWIARNRLHPLHAAMQPVQHSWMGPNGVIRKNVHGVGFIGPNGIKRIDRSGAQQGGASKRTAAVEVQLPLHQVPQPAFHICVVPDMVGGRLSSHDRDLLGLAHQLAGSDGAVLAVVFGEHKESTFATAGVDRLLVLNGEEFSGYAPEQRVQGLRAVDNQFNPRHWLLPDSRSGGGELGRRFAAAVGERPATRVWQVKGEECIGRAGAGLQDLARPLARLILAAAECAEPVSETRHEALPVELSTSVARSLSRIEDLGAVAVDPGAIPMAEAEFIFSGGNGVKDWALFHQAAAALGATEGASRVAVDDGFMARDRQVGASGTWVTARVYVAVGISGAIQHLQGIGACDKVVAINLDPGCDMIKRADLSVIGDSAAILQALIAAVEAYRNEAKRDAA, encoded by the coding sequence ATGAGCGACATTATCCGCCGCGACCCTCGCGCCGAGTGGATCGCCCGCAACCGCCTGCACCCGCTGCACGCGGCCATGCAACCGGTACAACACAGCTGGATGGGGCCTAACGGGGTCATCCGCAAGAACGTCCATGGTGTCGGTTTCATCGGCCCCAATGGGATCAAGCGGATTGATCGCAGCGGTGCCCAGCAGGGTGGGGCGAGCAAACGCACCGCGGCCGTTGAAGTGCAATTGCCGCTGCATCAGGTGCCGCAACCGGCGTTCCACATCTGCGTGGTGCCGGACATGGTCGGTGGCCGCCTCAGTAGCCACGACCGCGATCTGCTGGGCCTGGCCCATCAGCTTGCCGGGAGTGACGGTGCGGTGTTGGCGGTGGTGTTTGGCGAGCATAAGGAAAGCACCTTCGCCACGGCGGGTGTCGACCGTTTGTTGGTACTCAATGGCGAGGAATTCAGCGGTTATGCACCGGAACAACGGGTGCAAGGCCTGCGGGCTGTGGATAACCAGTTCAACCCACGCCATTGGCTGCTGCCTGACAGCCGCAGCGGCGGTGGAGAACTGGGCCGGCGCTTTGCCGCAGCCGTGGGCGAACGCCCGGCCACGCGGGTCTGGCAGGTCAAGGGCGAGGAATGCATCGGCCGCGCCGGTGCGGGCCTGCAAGACTTGGCTCGACCGTTGGCACGCTTGATCCTGGCGGCGGCCGAATGCGCCGAACCGGTCAGTGAAACCCGCCACGAAGCCTTGCCGGTAGAGTTATCCACAAGCGTGGCCAGAAGCTTGTCGCGCATCGAAGACCTCGGTGCGGTGGCGGTGGACCCGGGCGCGATCCCGATGGCGGAGGCGGAATTCATTTTCTCCGGGGGCAACGGCGTCAAGGACTGGGCGCTTTTTCACCAGGCCGCCGCAGCCCTGGGCGCCACCGAAGGCGCTTCACGGGTGGCAGTGGACGACGGGTTCATGGCTCGGGATCGCCAGGTCGGCGCGTCCGGCACCTGGGTCACGGCGCGGGTCTACGTGGCCGTGGGAATTTCCGGGGCGATCCAGCACCTGCAAGGCATTGGCGCCTGCGACAAAGTCGTGGCGATCAATCTCGATCCGGGTTGCGACATGATCAAACGGGCAGACTTGTCGGTGATCGGTGACAGCGCGGCGATTCTCCAGGCCTTGATCGCGGCGGTAGAGGCTTACCGCAACGAAGCCAAGCGCGATGCGGCTTAA
- a CDS encoding dipeptidase, which translates to MSPAELHADSIVIDGLIIAKWNRDLFEDMRKGGLTAANCTVSVWEGFQATINNIVASQKLIRENSDLVIPVKTTADIRRAKEQGKTGIIFGFQNAHAFEDQLGYVEIFKQLGVGVVQMCYNTQNLVGTGCYERDGGLSGFGREIVAEMNRVGVMCDLSHVGSKTSEEVILESKKPVCYSHCLPSGLKEHPRNKSDGELKFIADHGGFVGVTMFAPFLAKGIDSTIDDYAEAIEYTMNIVGEDAIGIGTDFTQGHGQDFFEMLTHDKGYARRLTSFGKIINPLGIRTVGEFPNLTETLLKRGHPERVVRKIMGENWVNVLKDVWGE; encoded by the coding sequence ATGAGCCCAGCCGAATTGCACGCCGACAGCATCGTTATCGACGGGCTGATCATTGCCAAGTGGAACCGCGACCTGTTCGAAGACATGCGCAAGGGCGGCCTGACCGCAGCCAACTGCACCGTGTCGGTGTGGGAAGGTTTCCAGGCCACCATCAATAACATCGTTGCCAGCCAGAAACTGATCCGCGAGAACAGCGACCTGGTGATCCCGGTGAAGACCACCGCCGACATCCGTCGCGCCAAGGAACAGGGCAAGACCGGCATCATCTTCGGCTTCCAGAACGCCCACGCCTTCGAAGACCAACTCGGCTACGTCGAGATCTTCAAGCAGCTCGGCGTCGGTGTGGTGCAGATGTGCTACAACACCCAGAACCTGGTGGGCACCGGCTGCTACGAGCGCGACGGCGGCCTGTCGGGCTTCGGTCGTGAAATCGTCGCCGAGATGAACCGCGTCGGCGTCATGTGCGACCTGTCCCACGTCGGTTCCAAGACCTCCGAAGAAGTCATCCTCGAATCGAAAAAGCCGGTGTGCTACTCCCACTGCCTGCCATCCGGCCTGAAAGAACACCCGCGCAACAAATCCGATGGAGAGCTGAAGTTCATTGCCGACCACGGTGGTTTCGTCGGCGTGACCATGTTCGCGCCGTTCCTGGCCAAGGGCATCGATTCGACCATCGACGACTACGCCGAAGCCATCGAATACACCATGAACATCGTCGGTGAAGACGCCATCGGCATCGGTACCGACTTCACCCAGGGCCACGGCCAGGATTTCTTCGAGATGCTGACCCACGACAAGGGCTACGCCCGTCGCCTGACCAGCTTCGGCAAGATCATCAACCCGCTGGGCATCCGCACCGTGGGCGAGTTCCCGAACCTCACCGAGACGCTGCTCAAGCGCGGTCACCCGGAGCGGGTGGTGCGCAAGATCATGGGCGAAAACTGGGTGAACGTGCTCAAAGACGTCTGGGGCGAATAA
- a CDS encoding helix-turn-helix domain-containing protein, translating into MNEPTDIQIINDADGNPAFVVIPYAKYVAQKLEPDLIPHEVVSRIVDGATPIRAWREHLSLTQEEVARRLGISQPAFAQQESVGKPRRATREKIAAAFGIRADQLEL; encoded by the coding sequence ATGAACGAACCTACTGACATCCAGATCATCAACGACGCAGACGGGAACCCGGCATTCGTGGTCATTCCGTATGCGAAATACGTTGCGCAAAAACTAGAACCGGATCTGATCCCTCATGAGGTAGTCAGCCGTATCGTCGACGGTGCGACACCGATTCGCGCCTGGCGCGAACATCTGAGTTTGACCCAGGAGGAGGTTGCCCGTCGTCTGGGCATCTCCCAACCGGCGTTTGCCCAACAGGAATCAGTCGGCAAGCCGCGCAGGGCGACCCGCGAAAAAATTGCCGCTGCTTTTGGTATCCGTGCCGATCAGCTGGAACTGTAA
- the dgcA gene encoding dimethylglycine demethylation protein DgcA has protein sequence MAFEAMFQPIQIGKLTIRNRVLSTAHAEVYATDGGMTTDRYVKYYEEKAKGGIGLAICGGSSVVAIDSPQEWWSSVNLSTDRIIPHFQNLADAMHKHGAKIMIQITHMGRRSRWDGFNWPTLMSPSGVREPVHRATCKTIEPEEIWRVIGNYASAAKRAKAGGLDGVELSAVHQHMIDQFWSPRVNKRTDEWGGSFEGRMKFGLEVLKAVRAEVGDDFCVGMRLCGDEFHPDGLSHEDMKQIAKYYDDTGMLDFIGVVGSGCDTHNTLANVIPNMSYPPEPFLHLAAGIKEVVKVPVLHAQNIKDPNQATRILEGGYVDMVGMTRAHIADPHLIAKIKMGQIDQIKQCVGANYCIDRQYQGLDVLCIQNAATSREYMGVPHIIEKSTGPKRKVVVVGAGPAGMEAARVAAERGHDVTLFEKKEFIGGQITTASKAPQRDQIAGITRWFQLELARLKVDLRLGVAADAPTIMDLRPDVVVLAVGGHPFIEQNEHWGAAEGLVVSSWDVLDGKVAPGKNVLVYDTICEFTGMSVADFLADKGSQVEIVTDDIKPGVAIGGTSFPTYYRSMYPKEVIMTGDMMLEKVYREGDKLVAVLENEYTGAKEERVVDQVVVENGVRPDEEIYYALKEGSRNKGQIDVEALFAIKPQPCLEQSGDGYLLFRIGDCVAQRNTHAAIYDALRLCKDF, from the coding sequence ATGGCTTTTGAAGCAATGTTCCAGCCGATCCAGATCGGCAAGCTGACCATCCGCAACCGCGTGCTCAGCACCGCGCACGCCGAGGTCTACGCCACCGACGGCGGCATGACCACCGACCGGTATGTGAAGTACTACGAAGAGAAGGCCAAGGGCGGCATCGGCCTGGCGATCTGCGGTGGCTCGTCGGTGGTCGCCATCGACAGCCCGCAGGAATGGTGGAGCTCGGTGAACCTGTCCACCGACCGCATCATCCCGCACTTCCAGAACCTGGCCGACGCCATGCACAAGCATGGCGCCAAGATCATGATCCAGATTACCCACATGGGTCGTCGCTCGCGCTGGGACGGTTTCAACTGGCCGACCCTGATGTCGCCGTCCGGCGTGCGTGAGCCGGTGCACCGTGCCACCTGCAAGACCATCGAGCCGGAAGAAATCTGGCGGGTGATCGGCAACTATGCCAGCGCCGCCAAGCGCGCCAAGGCCGGAGGCCTGGACGGTGTCGAACTGTCCGCCGTGCACCAGCACATGATCGACCAGTTCTGGAGCCCGCGGGTCAACAAGCGGACCGACGAATGGGGCGGCAGCTTCGAAGGCCGCATGAAATTCGGCCTGGAAGTGTTGAAGGCCGTGCGTGCCGAAGTGGGCGACGATTTCTGCGTGGGCATGCGCCTGTGCGGTGACGAGTTCCACCCGGACGGCTTGTCCCACGAGGACATGAAGCAGATCGCCAAGTATTACGACGACACCGGCATGCTCGATTTCATCGGCGTGGTGGGCTCGGGTTGCGACACCCACAACACCCTGGCCAACGTTATCCCGAACATGAGTTATCCACCGGAGCCGTTCCTGCACCTGGCCGCCGGTATCAAGGAAGTAGTCAAGGTCCCGGTGCTGCATGCGCAGAACATCAAGGACCCGAACCAGGCCACGCGGATCCTGGAGGGCGGTTACGTCGACATGGTCGGCATGACCCGCGCCCACATCGCCGACCCGCACCTGATCGCCAAGATCAAGATGGGCCAGATCGACCAGATCAAGCAGTGCGTTGGTGCCAACTACTGCATCGACCGCCAGTACCAAGGGCTGGACGTGCTGTGCATCCAGAACGCCGCGACGTCCCGTGAATACATGGGTGTGCCGCACATCATCGAGAAGTCCACCGGGCCCAAGCGCAAAGTCGTGGTGGTCGGTGCCGGCCCGGCCGGGATGGAAGCGGCGCGTGTGGCCGCCGAACGTGGACACGATGTGACCCTGTTCGAGAAAAAGGAATTCATCGGCGGGCAGATCACCACCGCCTCGAAAGCCCCGCAACGGGACCAGATCGCCGGTATCACCCGCTGGTTCCAACTGGAACTGGCGCGGCTGAAAGTCGACCTGCGCCTGGGCGTGGCGGCGGATGCGCCGACCATCATGGACCTGCGTCCGGATGTGGTGGTGCTGGCCGTCGGCGGGCATCCATTCATCGAGCAGAACGAACACTGGGGCGCCGCCGAAGGGCTGGTGGTCAGCAGCTGGGACGTGCTCGACGGCAAGGTGGCGCCGGGCAAGAACGTGCTGGTCTACGACACCATCTGCGAGTTCACCGGCATGTCGGTGGCCGACTTCCTCGCCGACAAGGGCAGCCAGGTCGAGATCGTCACTGACGATATCAAGCCGGGCGTGGCCATTGGCGGGACGTCGTTCCCCACCTACTACCGCAGCATGTACCCCAAGGAAGTGATCATGACCGGGGACATGATGCTGGAGAAGGTCTACCGCGAAGGCGACAAGCTGGTGGCGGTGCTGGAGAACGAATACACCGGCGCCAAGGAAGAGCGCGTGGTGGACCAGGTGGTGGTGGAGAACGGCGTGCGGCCGGACGAAGAAATCTACTACGCGCTGAAGGAAGGTTCGCGCAACAAGGGCCAGATCGACGTCGAAGCCCTGTTCGCGATCAAGCCCCAGCCGTGCCTGGAGCAGAGCGGCGATGGCTACCTGCTGTTCCGCATCGGCGACTGCGTGGCCCAGCGTAATACTCACGCCGCCATCTATGACGCCCTGCGGTTGTGCAAGGATTTTTAA
- a CDS encoding 4-vinyl reductase, whose translation MAKIAPQLPIEVDSETGVWTSDALPMLYVPRHFFVNNHMGIEEVLGADAYADILYKAGYKSAWHWCEKEAECHGLEGVAVFEHYMKRLSQRGWGLFKIQDIDLDKGTASVKLEHSAFVYVYGKVGRKVDYMFTGWFAGAMDQILAARGSQIRTVAEQVYGGSEEGHDDGLFIVKPL comes from the coding sequence ATGGCCAAGATCGCCCCGCAACTGCCTATCGAAGTCGACAGCGAAACCGGTGTCTGGACGTCCGACGCCCTGCCGATGCTGTACGTACCGCGTCACTTCTTCGTCAACAACCACATGGGCATCGAGGAAGTGCTGGGCGCCGACGCCTACGCCGACATTCTCTACAAGGCCGGCTACAAGTCCGCCTGGCACTGGTGTGAAAAAGAAGCCGAATGCCACGGCCTGGAAGGCGTCGCGGTGTTCGAGCACTACATGAAGCGCTTGTCCCAACGTGGCTGGGGCCTGTTCAAGATCCAGGACATCGACCTGGACAAAGGCACCGCCAGCGTCAAGCTCGAACACTCGGCGTTCGTCTATGTGTATGGCAAGGTCGGGCGCAAGGTCGACTACATGTTCACCGGCTGGTTCGCCGGCGCCATGGACCAGATCCTCGCCGCTCGCGGCAGCCAGATCCGCACCGTGGCCGAACAGGTCTACGGCGGTTCCGAAGAAGGCCACGACGACGGCCTGTTCATCGTCAAGCCGTTGTAA
- the dgcB gene encoding dimethylglycine demethylation protein DgcB — MLNTLLPILLFAALGLAVLGALRRVNMWRRGRPSKVDLIGGLFAMPKRYMVDLHHVVARDKYIANTHVATAGGAVASIVLAILVHGFGLHNRILGYALLLMSAVMFVGAIFMYLRRRNPPARLSKGPWMRLPKSLLAFSASFFLLTLPVAGILPENFGGWLVAAILGVGVLWGVSELFFGMTWGGPMKHAFAGALHLAWHRRPERFSRKDGRGGRSTGLKPLDLNDPAAPLGVEKPKDFTWNQLLGFDACVQCGKCEAACPAFAAGQPLNPKKLIQDMVVGLAGGTDAKFAGSPYPGKPVGEHSGNPHQPIVNGLVDAETLWSCTTCRACVEECPMMIEHVDAIVDMRRHLTLEKGATPNKGAEVLENLIATDNPGGFAPGGRMNWAADLNLNLLSEKKSTDVLFWVGDGAFDMRNQRTLRAFVKVLKAAKIDFAVLGLEERDSGDVARRLGDEATFQLLAKRNIQTLAKYSFNRIVTCDPHSFHVLKNEYGAFDGNYLVQHHSTYLAEIIDAGALNLGQHKGDSVTYHDPCYLGRYNGEYEAPRQVLRALGIQVKEMQRSGFRSRCCGGGGGAPITDIPGKQRIPDMRMEDIRETGAELVAVGCPQCTAMLEGVVEPRPMIKDIAELVADALLEDAALAKPVAPAKREPAEVH, encoded by the coding sequence ATGTTGAACACCCTTCTTCCAATCCTGCTGTTCGCAGCCCTGGGCCTCGCGGTCCTTGGTGCCTTGCGGCGGGTGAACATGTGGCGCCGGGGACGACCGTCGAAAGTCGACCTGATCGGTGGCCTCTTCGCCATGCCCAAGCGCTACATGGTGGACCTGCACCACGTGGTGGCGCGGGACAAGTACATTGCCAATACCCACGTCGCCACGGCGGGCGGGGCGGTGGCGTCGATTGTGTTGGCGATCCTGGTGCACGGTTTTGGCTTGCACAACCGCATCCTCGGTTACGCCCTGCTGCTGATGTCGGCGGTGATGTTCGTCGGTGCGATCTTCATGTACCTGCGTCGGCGCAATCCGCCCGCCCGTTTGTCCAAGGGCCCGTGGATGCGCCTGCCGAAAAGCCTGCTGGCCTTCTCGGCGTCGTTCTTCCTGCTGACCCTGCCGGTGGCAGGCATCCTCCCGGAAAATTTCGGTGGTTGGCTGGTGGCGGCGATCCTGGGTGTCGGCGTGTTGTGGGGCGTGTCGGAACTGTTCTTCGGCATGACCTGGGGCGGGCCGATGAAGCACGCCTTCGCCGGTGCCCTGCACCTGGCCTGGCACCGTCGCCCCGAGCGGTTCTCTAGAAAAGATGGGCGCGGTGGCCGTTCCACCGGTCTCAAGCCGTTGGACCTGAACGACCCCGCCGCACCGCTGGGTGTGGAAAAACCCAAGGACTTCACTTGGAACCAATTGCTGGGCTTCGACGCCTGCGTGCAGTGCGGCAAGTGCGAAGCGGCCTGCCCGGCGTTCGCTGCCGGCCAGCCGCTGAACCCGAAAAAACTCATCCAGGACATGGTCGTCGGCCTGGCCGGCGGCACCGATGCGAAATTCGCCGGCAGCCCCTACCCGGGTAAACCCGTGGGCGAACACAGCGGCAATCCACACCAGCCCATCGTCAACGGCCTGGTGGACGCCGAGACCCTGTGGTCCTGCACCACCTGCCGGGCGTGCGTCGAGGAATGCCCGATGATGATCGAGCACGTCGATGCCATCGTCGACATGCGCCGCCACCTGACCCTGGAGAAAGGCGCCACGCCGAACAAAGGCGCCGAGGTGCTGGAAAACCTCATCGCCACCGACAACCCTGGCGGCTTCGCCCCAGGCGGGCGGATGAACTGGGCGGCGGACCTGAACCTGAACCTGCTCAGCGAGAAAAAATCCACCGACGTGCTGTTCTGGGTCGGCGACGGTGCCTTCGACATGCGCAACCAGCGCACCCTGCGCGCCTTCGTCAAAGTGCTCAAGGCAGCGAAGATCGACTTCGCCGTGCTCGGCCTCGAAGAACGCGACAGCGGCGACGTGGCCCGGCGCCTGGGTGACGAAGCGACGTTCCAGCTGTTGGCCAAGCGCAACATCCAGACCCTGGCCAAATACAGCTTCAACCGCATCGTCACCTGCGACCCCCACAGCTTCCACGTGCTGAAAAACGAATACGGCGCCTTCGACGGCAACTACCTCGTGCAGCACCACAGCACCTACCTGGCGGAAATCATCGACGCCGGCGCGCTGAACCTCGGTCAGCACAAGGGCGACAGCGTGACCTATCACGACCCGTGCTACCTGGGCCGCTACAACGGCGAATACGAGGCGCCGCGCCAGGTGCTGCGTGCGCTGGGCATCCAGGTCAAGGAAATGCAGCGTTCCGGTTTCCGTTCGCGTTGCTGCGGCGGCGGTGGCGGTGCGCCGATCACCGACATCCCGGGCAAGCAGCGGATTCCCGACATGCGCATGGAAGACATTCGCGAAACCGGCGCCGAACTGGTGGCCGTGGGTTGTCCACAATGCACCGCGATGCTCGAAGGCGTGGTCGAACCACGGCCGATGATCAAGGACATTGCCGAATTGGTGGCCGATGCGCTGCTGGAAGATGCAGCCCTGGCCAAACCTGTGGCTCCGGCCAAACGTGAACCCGCGGAGGTGCATTGA
- the etfB gene encoding electron transfer flavoprotein subunit beta produces the protein MTTQVISLVSIGAHPTSGRPRRAEQDARAVELGLQLAGNDLRVLHAGDVAEPALRAYLGMGLDELHVLENPDGADALPALTDYLRDAGAQVVLTGSQAETGEGSGMLPFLLAESLGWPLVVGLAQVESIENGAALVLQALPRGQRRRLKVRLPFLATVDNAAPKPRQSAYGPAQRGALQAEEVEVVDDNLLTVATLQPAKPRPKRLKVIKAKSGADRMKAATAKASGGGGQVLKGVTPEAGAEAILKLLVEEGVVR, from the coding sequence ATGACTACCCAAGTGATCAGCCTCGTCTCCATCGGCGCCCACCCGACCTCTGGTCGACCTCGACGGGCCGAGCAAGATGCCCGCGCCGTGGAACTGGGCCTGCAGCTGGCCGGCAACGACCTGCGAGTGCTGCACGCCGGCGACGTGGCCGAACCGGCCCTGCGCGCCTACCTGGGCATGGGCCTGGACGAACTCCACGTCCTGGAAAACCCTGATGGGGCCGACGCGCTGCCGGCCCTCACCGACTACCTGCGTGACGCTGGCGCCCAAGTGGTGCTCACCGGCAGCCAGGCGGAAACCGGCGAAGGGTCGGGCATGCTGCCGTTTTTGCTGGCGGAGAGCCTCGGTTGGCCGCTGGTGGTGGGGCTGGCCCAGGTCGAGTCCATTGAGAATGGCGCGGCCCTGGTGCTGCAAGCCTTGCCGCGCGGCCAGCGGCGGCGGCTCAAGGTGCGCCTGCCCTTTCTCGCGACTGTGGATAACGCCGCCCCCAAACCCCGACAAAGTGCCTACGGCCCGGCGCAGCGTGGCGCATTACAGGCTGAAGAAGTCGAAGTGGTCGACGACAACTTGCTGACAGTGGCGACCCTGCAACCGGCCAAACCACGGCCCAAGCGCTTGAAAGTGATCAAGGCCAAAAGCGGTGCCGACCGCATGAAAGCCGCCACGGCCAAGGCCAGCGGCGGAGGTGGGCAGGTGCTCAAGGGTGTCACCCCTGAGGCGGGGGCCGAGGCGATTCTCAAATTGTTGGTGGAGGAAGGGGTGGTTCGCTAA
- a CDS encoding lysozyme inhibitor LprI family protein, whose translation MKSIFLALALISTLAHATEDTEPNPCDEVENDVQTLACSAYGKAAAEQLLGENLQSLLERLQTRYASDKAQLNDITTKVKAAQQLWQKQRDADCAIAAFPAKPGSEAYKIAENDCMAQVSDDRSEFLESIGQE comes from the coding sequence ATGAAATCGATCTTCCTGGCTTTGGCACTGATCAGCACCCTGGCACACGCAACCGAAGACACCGAGCCCAATCCCTGCGACGAAGTCGAAAACGACGTCCAGACCCTGGCCTGCTCGGCCTACGGCAAAGCCGCCGCCGAACAATTGCTGGGGGAAAACCTGCAGAGCCTCCTTGAGCGCCTGCAAACCCGCTACGCCAGCGACAAGGCCCAGCTCAACGACATCACCACCAAGGTCAAGGCCGCCCAGCAACTGTGGCAAAAACAGCGCGACGCCGACTGCGCCATCGCCGCCTTCCCGGCCAAACCCGGCAGCGAAGCCTACAAAATCGCCGAAAACGACTGCATGGCCCAAGTGAGCGATGACCGGTCGGAGTTTTTGGAGTCGATTGGGCAGGAGTGA